One stretch of Pseudomonas sp. NC02 DNA includes these proteins:
- a CDS encoding EamA family transporter: protein MKQKHLLLAVLVTAVWGLNFPITKLGLAEINPLLLTALRFTLAALPWVFLVRRPQVAVKWLAAYGLIFGVAMWALINLGIAMGVPPGSASLLIQFSAFFTMGWGVLLFRESLSVPQLISVALAAMGLVGMLLSVQGAATLLGFALVLFSALAWSIGNIIIKVSGVREIFAFVVWASLFAPLPLVLLTWLLDGSQAFIALPAQLNGVALFSLAFQVYGATHFCYWGWNLLLREYPVSRVAPLSLLIPVFGIVSSMLILGERPGVSQWQAMGLILLALIVGLKKGRPLWVRQDGHA, encoded by the coding sequence ATGAAGCAAAAACACCTGTTACTGGCCGTCCTGGTGACGGCTGTGTGGGGACTCAATTTCCCCATTACCAAACTCGGCCTGGCCGAGATCAACCCGCTGTTGCTGACGGCCCTGCGGTTCACCCTGGCGGCGTTGCCCTGGGTGTTTCTGGTGCGCCGGCCCCAGGTCGCGGTGAAGTGGCTGGCGGCCTATGGCTTGATATTCGGGGTGGCGATGTGGGCCTTGATCAACCTCGGGATCGCCATGGGCGTGCCGCCCGGCAGCGCGTCGTTGCTGATCCAGTTCAGCGCATTTTTCACCATGGGCTGGGGCGTGCTGCTGTTTCGTGAAAGCCTGTCCGTGCCGCAATTGATCAGCGTGGCGCTGGCGGCCATGGGCCTGGTGGGCATGCTGTTGAGTGTGCAGGGCGCGGCCACGCTGCTGGGGTTTGCCTTGGTGCTGTTCAGCGCGTTGGCCTGGAGCATCGGCAATATCATCATCAAGGTCTCCGGGGTGCGGGAGATCTTTGCCTTCGTAGTCTGGGCCAGCCTGTTTGCGCCGTTGCCGCTGGTGCTGTTGACGTGGCTGCTGGATGGCTCGCAAGCCTTTATCGCTTTGCCTGCTCAACTGAACGGCGTGGCGTTGTTCTCGCTGGCGTTTCAGGTGTATGGCGCGACGCACTTCTGTTACTGGGGCTGGAACCTGCTGTTGCGCGAGTACCCGGTTTCCCGGGTGGCGCCCCTGTCACTGCTGATCCCGGTGTTCGGCATCGTCAGCTCAATGCTGATCCTGGGTGAGCGCCCCGGGGTTTCGCAGTGGCAGGCCATGGGCTTGATCCTCTTGGCCCTGATCGTCGGCCTGAAGAAGGGGCGCCCGTTGTGGGTCAGGCAGGACGGTCACGCTTGA
- a CDS encoding helix-turn-helix transcriptional regulator — protein sequence MPDIHPYENTPRDVVVTAIDYADGELFPAHAHPRGQLAYASQGVITVYSATGNWVVPPRRAIWVPPHVSHAMLMRGPVTMLNTYIRPQAARRLELPQQCQVLDVSPLLGQLLEKAVEVPARYAMGGRDSYLMGLLLHEIARMPVLPLCAPLPAEPRLAKACEEFLAGPSMEIGIDAMALCAGMSRRTFTRQFRQATGISYLQWRQQACLLAAIVRLGKGEPVTRVALDLGYSSPSAFATVFKRVLGEVPSRYFTRELRGVGRGTYPLFR from the coding sequence ATGCCCGATATTCATCCCTACGAAAACACCCCGCGCGACGTGGTCGTGACCGCCATCGACTATGCCGACGGCGAGCTGTTCCCCGCCCACGCGCACCCGCGAGGTCAGTTGGCCTATGCCAGCCAGGGTGTCATTACCGTCTACAGCGCCACCGGTAACTGGGTGGTGCCGCCTCGCCGCGCGATCTGGGTGCCGCCGCATGTGTCCCACGCCATGCTGATGCGCGGGCCGGTGACGATGCTCAACACCTACATTCGCCCGCAGGCGGCGCGGCGGCTGGAGTTGCCGCAACAGTGCCAGGTGTTGGATGTGTCGCCGCTGCTTGGGCAGTTGCTGGAGAAGGCCGTCGAGGTACCTGCGCGTTACGCGATGGGTGGCCGCGACAGCTATTTGATGGGCTTGCTGCTGCACGAGATCGCCCGGATGCCGGTGCTACCGCTGTGTGCGCCGTTGCCGGCCGAGCCTCGATTGGCGAAGGCCTGCGAAGAGTTCCTGGCCGGGCCTTCGATGGAAATCGGCATTGATGCCATGGCCCTCTGCGCGGGTATGAGCCGCCGGACTTTTACCCGCCAGTTCCGCCAGGCCACGGGGATCAGTTACCTGCAATGGCGCCAGCAAGCCTGTTTGCTGGCGGCGATTGTGCGGCTGGGCAAAGGGGAACCGGTGACCAGGGTGGCGCTGGATCTGGGGTATAGCAGCCCGAGTGCGTTTGCCACGGTGTTCAAGCGTGTGTTGGGTGAGGTACCAAGCCGTTATTTCACCAGGGAGTTGCGGGGGGTGGGTCGCGGTACATATCCGTTATTTAGGTAA